CCGCCATCCATATATGCTTGTTATGCAAAAGGGTGTTTCCAGCAACAATTTTTTTCACTAGAAATGGAGTCAAGATTAGCCCCAGAGCGATGATAATCATCTTCTGTTTCTTGGAAATAAAAGCTGGCCGATGAATGGGACCAACAGTGAGCTTAGTTTTAGCCTCGATGAATTCTGCCATCGATTCAGCATGCCCAGAGAAATCAGAGGACTTCATTCGAATAGAATCCCTTTTGAAATCAGTAGCTAAAGGGGGGACTAAACATATATAGGGAAGAGACCTGACTCGAAATAGAGCAAAAGAAGCTTGTGATTCTTGAAACTCCATGTCAAAGAAAAACAACTTGTTGTTATGTGGATTGTCTGTGTGGAATGAGGAGGAGAGAAGCAAGAACTCATTTTTAATAGTTGGAAGTGAAATCTCTGGCTCTGAATGTAGCTTCTGTGAATCGAAGAATACAACGAAAGAAAATGGCCTAGGGACAGGTATCGATAAAATTCGTCTAAATAGCTTGTTAGAAAGGTGAATAACACCATTGGGAGATTTAGAACGAAGGATGATCAATTCAGAAACTAAATCATCTGAAGTTAAGGAATGATTTTCGGGTACGAGGAGTAAAAGGAaagtgaagaacaaaaatgatgttGTATTGTATGAGATAGCCATTGTAACTGTCTTAATTCTGAAGGTTCTGTTTCATACCGTCACCAGAACTTTTGTACTGTTGATTGCTAAAAGTTTTGCCCATAGTTAGACTCCACATGGTGTGTTCCTAACAAAAGTTGTCTATTTTAGGATTAAGAATTcaatttttagcatttaattctGGATTTACTACTACCTATTAATTATATTAGAAAATGGTCCTATTTATCTGGGTTTTTTGCAGCTGAAATCTCCATCTACACCTAAATTGTGATGTTAATGACAGTCTTTGCACTATAATTTTACGTGAGGCTGAAGAATCTTTTAAATGCAGATTATGTCTCCTTGAAAAGCTAATAAATAGATTGTTTTTGTTTAAATTCCTACCCGACTTACTTTATTGTAGGCTTGAAGTGTCCAACTGAAAATGAGCTCAGTTGAGTTGTTTGTCTGATCGTTGAGGACAATTTAAAGGAGCcgtttatgtattttgccttttttAAATACATCCATTATTTTTAAACATGTTTTACATATTTGAACAGTTTATATCAAGTGATCGATTTTGTCATATTTCGtaatacaattatatttaaataattcaactcatatccttcTGTCAAAATCAGATAAAAGTATTCATAATCGAATCAAACAATGGATACTTGTACatgtaatttattatttttatagatcGATTAAATTTTCTAATATCAGTAATAAACCATTTTTGTACAACTTTTACAAAACTTTTATTTCACAACATCTTCTTGATAGGTATGTGACCGTAAAAAAGAGGAGGCTACAATTTCTTAAAGACAAGATGCAAACTTTAAGACATGAAGCATTTATAAACATAAATGAGGTTACTCATATTCacatctatctatactatatacatatgtgttgttgaaatatcaaaaaataaaatgtcacaCTGAATTTTTGATATATTAGAACTACATGTGTAACTACATACTATTGTACTTTCCTTTCAAATTTTAGTTACTCTTTACTTACATatgctttgatattatctataTAGTTTAAAAGTTTACACTAATTTATATaggatacacgtgcaacgcatATGTCCAGAGACTAGTAGATAGAAAAACTAGTAGCGCTTTTAAATGTAAATGCTTCGTTGTATTTCCTTTGGTCCGTTAGCCACCAAAGATGAATAGTAAAGAATATTGTCGAAAGGAATTTGATCAATATTGTTTGGGAAGTAAAATATGTAAAGACACTCTCACTATCTTCGGTTAGACTATATCAAACTCCATGCAGTAAATTTCATATATGATAAACACAAAAGTATAATCAAAGACTTC
The nucleotide sequence above comes from Nicotiana tabacum cultivar K326 chromosome 12, ASM71507v2, whole genome shotgun sequence. Encoded proteins:
- the LOC107828174 gene encoding putative dolichyl-diphosphooligosaccharide--protein glycosyltransferase subunit 3B, which produces MAISYNTTSFLFFTFLLLLVPENHSLTSDDLVSELIILRSKSPNGVIHLSNKLFRRILSIPVPRPFSFVVFFDSQKLHSEPEISLPTIKNEFLLLSSSFHTDNPHNNKLFFFDMEFQESQASFALFRVRSLPYICLVPPLATDFKRDSIRMKSSDFSGHAESMAEFIEAKTKLTVGPIHRPAFISKKQKMIIIALGLILTPFLVKKIVAGNTLLHNKHIWMAGSVFIYFFSVSGTMYNIINKIPIAMVDRDDPKKLVFFYEGNGMQLGAEGFTVGFLYTIFGLLLAFITHVLVHVKNRNIQRLVMLLAIFVSFWAVKKVIYLYNWKTGSGLPAYIYHM